The following proteins are encoded in a genomic region of Zea mays cultivar B73 chromosome 9, Zm-B73-REFERENCE-NAM-5.0, whole genome shotgun sequence:
- the LOC103637804 gene encoding NLR family CARD domain-containing protein 3 isoform X2 produces the protein MIPGKKKDHGSGKHAPSGIMWSFAAGSNLATSTLSAEKESRKNLNKFYKELRTLKTVNMAGRQFGDEGLFFLAESLAYDKSAEEVDFSGNGITAVGIEAFDGVLQINTTLKTLNLSGNDIGDEGAKCLSDILVENVGIQKLLLNSINIGDEGAKALSNMLKKNKSIRILQFSNNAIEYSGFASIAEALLENNTIRSLYLNGNYGGPLGACSLAQGILGNKSLREIHLHGNGIGNEGIRELMSALSAHKGKITVVDIGNNNISPEGLHPVAEFLKRTKSLQWFSLYMNDISDEGAEKVAEALKDNKTISTIDLGGNNIHSKAVSAVAETLKDNAVLTTLDLSYNPIGSDGVKALCDVLKFHGKIQTLKLGWCQIGMEGAECIADCLKYNTTLSTLDLRANGLGNDGAICLARSFKIINESLTSLDLGFNEIRDDGAFALAQALKANEDLAVTSLNLANNFFTKFGQVALSEARDHVYEMTEREIDIYF, from the exons ATGATTCCAGGGAAGAAAAAGGATCATGGTTCTGGAAAACATGCGCCTTCTGGTATCATGTGGTccttcgctgctggctccaatttGGCAACATCTACCCTCAGTGCTGAAAAGGAGTCGCGGAAAAATCTGAACAAGTTCTACAAAGAACTTCGAACTTTGAAAACTGTTAACATGGCTG GTCGTCAGTTTGGAGATGAGGGCCTGTTTTTTCTAGCAGAAAGCTTAGCCTATGACAAG AGTGCAGAAGAGGTGGACTTTTCTGGCAATGGGATAACAGCTGTGGGGATAGAAGCCTTTGATGGAGTTCTTCAGATAAACACAACTTTGAAAACTCTCAATTTATCTGGAAATGACATCGGGGATGAAGGAGCTAAG TGTCTTTCAGATATATTGGTTGAAAATGTGGGTATCCAGAAACTCCTCCTGAACAGTATCAATATTGGGGACGAG GGTGCCAAGGCACTTTCGAACATGCTGAAAAAGAATAAATCAATACGTATTCTACAGTTCAGCAATAATGCAATTGAATACAGT GGTTTTGCAAGTATTGCAGAAGCCCTTTTAGAGAATAATACGATACGGAGCTTGTATCTCAA TGGCAACTATGGTGGTCCCCTTGGTGCATGCAGCCTAGCTCAAGGAATTCTAGGGAATAAGTCTTTAAGG GAAATTCACTTGCATGGTAATGGGATTGGGAATGAGGGAATACGTGAGTTGATGTCTGCATTATCTGCTCACAAAG GGAAGATCACAGTTGTGGATATTGGCAACAACAACATTAGCCCGGAAGGTTTACATCCTGTAGCCGAGTTCCTCAAAAGGACAAAGTCCTTACAGTGGTTCAGTCTCTACATGAACGATATTAGTGATGAG GGAGCTGAAAAGGTTGCTGAGGCTCTGAAAGATAACAAAACAATTTCTACCATAGACTTG GGTGGCAATAACATTCACTCCAAAGCTGTTAGTGCAGTAGCGGAAACTTTGAAGGATAATGCAGTGCTGACAACA CTGGATTTGAGCTACAATCCAATTGGATCAGACGGAGTAAAGGCTTTGTGCGATGTCCTCAAGTTCCATGGGAAGATCCAAACCCTTAAGCTCGGCTGGTGCCAG ATAGGCATGGAAGGTGCAGAGTGTATTGCCGACTGTCTCAAGTACAACACAACGTTATCGACATTGGATCTGCGGGCAAACGGGCTTGGAAACGAT GGTGCTATATGCTTGGCGCGAAGTTTCAAGATAATCAACGAATCGTTGACGTCCCTTGACCTGGGTTTCAATGAGATTCGA GACGACGGAGCATTCGCATTGGCACAGGCGCTCAAGGCTAACGAGGATCTGGCGGTCACGTCATTAAATCTCGCAAACAACTTCTTCACGAAATTCGGACAG GTCGCTCTTTCTGAGGCGCGGGACCATGTGTACGAGATGACCGAACGGGAGATAGACATTTATTTTTAG
- the LOC100284097 gene encoding xyloglucan endotransglucosylase/hydrolase protein 1 precursor — translation MLACKASPSRPCVVPLVCLLVVAAAVVVVAASAPPAEAAFDDNYVAQWGRDGYHLVVRGTEANVTMDQSSGAGFRSKSTYGSGFFHMRMKLPSGYTAGVVTTFYLISQPEDGSRDEVDLEFLGDKAGVPITLQTNVFVDGRGDREQRTRLWFDPAADFHDYKILWNPYQLVMFVDDTPVRVLRNLTGAVPGYPFPGKQTMLIRASVWDGSDWATDGGRTKVDWSRGPFTAGYRGFDVDGCANNGSDACQSPDLWWNAAEYRNITAEQRAAYEDVKRSYMNYDYCADKARFNSTTVPIECNYA, via the exons ATGTTGGCTTGCAAGGCGAGCCCGAGCCGGCCGTGCGTCGTCCCCCTTGTTTGCCTGCTGGTGGTGGCGGCcgcagtcgtcgtcgtcgctgcctcGGCGCCGCCGGCGGAGGCGGCGTTCGACGACAACTACGTGGCGCAGTGGGGTAGAGATGGTTATCACCTTGTCGTCCGGGGCACGGAGGCGAATGTCACCATGGACCAGAGCTctg gTGCCGGGTTCCGGTCCAAGTCCACGTACGGCTCAGGGTTCTTCCACATGAGGATGAAGCTGCCCTCCGGGTACACGGCCGGCGTCGTCACGACCTTCTAC CTCATCTCGCAGCCGGAGGATGGGAGCCGCGACGAGGTGGACTTGGAGTTCCTGGGCGACAAGGCCGGCGTGCCCATCACCCTCCAGACCAACGTCTTCGTCGACGGCCGCGGCGACAGGGAGCAGCGGACGCGCCTCTGGTTCGACCCCGCCGCCGACTTCCACGACTACAAGATCCTCTGGAACCCATACCAGCTCGT GATGTTCGTGGACGACACGCCGGTCCGGGTGCTGAGGAACCTGACGGGCGCCGTGCCGGGGTACCCGTTCCCGGGGAAGCAGACGATGCTGATCCGCGCGAGCGTGTGGGACGGCTCCGACTGGGCCACGGACGGCGGCCGGACCAAGGTGGACTGGTCCAGGGGCCCCTTCACCGCCGGCTACCGGGGCTTCGACGTCGACGGCTGCGCCAACAACGGGAGCGACGCGTGCCAATCGCCCGACCTATGGTGGAACGCCGCCGAGTACCGGAACATCACCGCGGAGCAGCGGGCGGCGTACGAGGACGTGAAGAGGAGTTACATGAACTACGATTACTGCGCCGATAAGGCCAGGTTCAACAGCACCACCGTACCCATTGAATGCAACTACGCTTGA
- the LOC100284097 gene encoding xyloglucan endotransglucosylase/hydrolase protein 1 isoform X2, protein MLACKASPSRPCVVPLVCLLVVAAAVVVVAASAPPAEAAFDDNYVAQWGRDGYHLVVRGTEANVTMDQSSGAGFRSKSTYGSGFFHMRMKLPSGYTAGVVTTFYVSPTTDIYVLLHLISQPEDGSRDEVDLEFLGDKAGVPITLQTNVFVDGRGDREQRTRLWFDPAADFHDYKILWNPYQLVMFVDDTPVRVLRNLTGAVPGYPFPGKQTMLIRASVWDGSDWATDGGRTKVDWSRGPFTAGYRGFDVDGCANNGSDACQSPDLWWNAAEYRNITAEQRAAYEDVKRSYMNYDYCADKARFNSTTVPIECNYA, encoded by the exons ATGTTGGCTTGCAAGGCGAGCCCGAGCCGGCCGTGCGTCGTCCCCCTTGTTTGCCTGCTGGTGGTGGCGGCcgcagtcgtcgtcgtcgctgcctcGGCGCCGCCGGCGGAGGCGGCGTTCGACGACAACTACGTGGCGCAGTGGGGTAGAGATGGTTATCACCTTGTCGTCCGGGGCACGGAGGCGAATGTCACCATGGACCAGAGCTctg gTGCCGGGTTCCGGTCCAAGTCCACGTACGGCTCAGGGTTCTTCCACATGAGGATGAAGCTGCCCTCCGGGTACACGGCCGGCGTCGTCACGACCTTCTACGTGAGTCCGACGACCGATATATATGTGTTGTTGCAT CTCATCTCGCAGCCGGAGGATGGGAGCCGCGACGAGGTGGACTTGGAGTTCCTGGGCGACAAGGCCGGCGTGCCCATCACCCTCCAGACCAACGTCTTCGTCGACGGCCGCGGCGACAGGGAGCAGCGGACGCGCCTCTGGTTCGACCCCGCCGCCGACTTCCACGACTACAAGATCCTCTGGAACCCATACCAGCTCGT GATGTTCGTGGACGACACGCCGGTCCGGGTGCTGAGGAACCTGACGGGCGCCGTGCCGGGGTACCCGTTCCCGGGGAAGCAGACGATGCTGATCCGCGCGAGCGTGTGGGACGGCTCCGACTGGGCCACGGACGGCGGCCGGACCAAGGTGGACTGGTCCAGGGGCCCCTTCACCGCCGGCTACCGGGGCTTCGACGTCGACGGCTGCGCCAACAACGGGAGCGACGCGTGCCAATCGCCCGACCTATGGTGGAACGCCGCCGAGTACCGGAACATCACCGCGGAGCAGCGGGCGGCGTACGAGGACGTGAAGAGGAGTTACATGAACTACGATTACTGCGCCGATAAGGCCAGGTTCAACAGCACCACCGTACCCATTGAATGCAACTACGCTTGA
- the LOC100284097 gene encoding xyloglucan endotransglucosylase/hydrolase protein 1 isoform X1 yields MTGKRLHIRTTNVHTTATLRPCSCRLHNLCKCMHAWIWIHAWPQPTAHRGGEGEAAPRGTASTLSSMLACKASPSRPCVVPLVCLLVVAAAVVVVAASAPPAEAAFDDNYVAQWGRDGYHLVVRGTEANVTMDQSSGAGFRSKSTYGSGFFHMRMKLPSGYTAGVVTTFYLISQPEDGSRDEVDLEFLGDKAGVPITLQTNVFVDGRGDREQRTRLWFDPAADFHDYKILWNPYQLVMFVDDTPVRVLRNLTGAVPGYPFPGKQTMLIRASVWDGSDWATDGGRTKVDWSRGPFTAGYRGFDVDGCANNGSDACQSPDLWWNAAEYRNITAEQRAAYEDVKRSYMNYDYCADKARFNSTTVPIECNYA; encoded by the exons ATGACGGGAAAACGGCTCCATATACGTACTACTAACGTACACACCACAGCGACTCTCCGGCCATGCAGTTGCCGGCTGCACAACTTGTGCaagtgcatgcatgcatggattTGGATCCATGCATGGCCACAGCCCACAGCCCACAGGGGAGGGGAAG GTGAGGCCGCGCCGCGAGGAACCGCGTCGACCTTGTCGTCGATGTTGGCTTGCAAGGCGAGCCCGAGCCGGCCGTGCGTCGTCCCCCTTGTTTGCCTGCTGGTGGTGGCGGCcgcagtcgtcgtcgtcgctgcctcGGCGCCGCCGGCGGAGGCGGCGTTCGACGACAACTACGTGGCGCAGTGGGGTAGAGATGGTTATCACCTTGTCGTCCGGGGCACGGAGGCGAATGTCACCATGGACCAGAGCTctg gTGCCGGGTTCCGGTCCAAGTCCACGTACGGCTCAGGGTTCTTCCACATGAGGATGAAGCTGCCCTCCGGGTACACGGCCGGCGTCGTCACGACCTTCTAC CTCATCTCGCAGCCGGAGGATGGGAGCCGCGACGAGGTGGACTTGGAGTTCCTGGGCGACAAGGCCGGCGTGCCCATCACCCTCCAGACCAACGTCTTCGTCGACGGCCGCGGCGACAGGGAGCAGCGGACGCGCCTCTGGTTCGACCCCGCCGCCGACTTCCACGACTACAAGATCCTCTGGAACCCATACCAGCTCGT GATGTTCGTGGACGACACGCCGGTCCGGGTGCTGAGGAACCTGACGGGCGCCGTGCCGGGGTACCCGTTCCCGGGGAAGCAGACGATGCTGATCCGCGCGAGCGTGTGGGACGGCTCCGACTGGGCCACGGACGGCGGCCGGACCAAGGTGGACTGGTCCAGGGGCCCCTTCACCGCCGGCTACCGGGGCTTCGACGTCGACGGCTGCGCCAACAACGGGAGCGACGCGTGCCAATCGCCCGACCTATGGTGGAACGCCGCCGAGTACCGGAACATCACCGCGGAGCAGCGGGCGGCGTACGAGGACGTGAAGAGGAGTTACATGAACTACGATTACTGCGCCGATAAGGCCAGGTTCAACAGCACCACCGTACCCATTGAATGCAACTACGCTTGA